In Chrysiogenes arsenatis DSM 11915, the following proteins share a genomic window:
- a CDS encoding restriction endonuclease, which translates to MAVPDFQSLMLPLLKFSADGEEHTMQEARDRLAEIMGLSEEDLRERLPSGRQTTFANRVAWSKVYLAQAGVLESPKRGRFHISERGRKILAEAPEKIDIKYLERFKEFQEFRQASSTNRTEKVTHTTESEPSSTTPEETLEQAYQQLRDEVANELLHLIKGNTPEFFEKLVVHLIVAMGYGGSVKEAGKATRKTADEGIDGVIKEDRLGLDAIYLQAKRWEAVVGRPEIQKFVGALHGQRAKKGVFITTSRFSKEALDYVGQIDPKVVLIDGTDLVQLMIDHGVGVSSAAVYEVKKVDTDFFIED; encoded by the coding sequence TTGGCTGTACCTGACTTTCAATCATTGATGTTGCCATTGCTCAAGTTTTCCGCTGATGGAGAAGAGCATACGATGCAAGAAGCTCGTGACAGGCTCGCCGAGATAATGGGACTTTCCGAAGAGGATCTACGGGAAAGGCTGCCAAGTGGTCGGCAAACAACATTTGCAAATCGCGTGGCATGGTCAAAGGTCTATCTCGCACAGGCAGGAGTCCTAGAGTCACCAAAGCGGGGGCGCTTCCATATTTCTGAGCGAGGCCGAAAAATTCTCGCTGAAGCACCCGAAAAAATTGACATCAAGTATCTGGAGCGGTTCAAAGAGTTTCAGGAATTTCGGCAGGCGAGCAGCACGAACAGAACCGAGAAGGTTACCCACACTACTGAGAGCGAGCCGTCATCCACGACCCCTGAAGAAACATTAGAGCAAGCCTATCAGCAATTAAGAGATGAAGTGGCGAATGAGTTACTTCATCTGATCAAAGGCAACACGCCGGAATTCTTCGAGAAATTGGTCGTCCATCTCATTGTTGCAATGGGGTATGGCGGGTCTGTTAAAGAGGCTGGTAAAGCCACCAGAAAAACCGCAGATGAAGGTATTGATGGCGTCATCAAAGAAGATCGCCTGGGCTTGGATGCAATCTATTTACAGGCCAAACGATGGGAGGCCGTTGTCGGCAGACCAGAGATCCAAAAGTTCGTCGGTGCACTTCACGGGCAGCGTGCCAAAAAAGGAGTTTTCATTACTACCAGCCGGTTTTCAAAAGAAGCTTTAGACTATGTTGGGCAGATTGACCCCAAAGTGGTTTTGATCGACGGCACCGATTTAGTCCAGCTAATGATTGATCATGGTGTCGGCGTGAGTTCTGCGGCTGTGTACGAAGTCAAAAAAGTGGATACGGATTTCTTCATTGAAGATTGA
- a CDS encoding AAA family ATPase — protein sequence MKTILLGNAGSGKSTLSRKLIARQPAARLSLDEVAFQDGSERRCLQESIADVKRFIAEHESWIIEGCYADIIEPILADCEELIFLNPGVDVCVANCRARPWEPEKFSSQEEQDENLSNLIEWVTAYESRSDEYGLRWHRELYDSFTKEKRELNHLHDYESV from the coding sequence ATGAAAACAATACTGCTCGGCAATGCTGGTTCCGGCAAAAGCACACTTTCCAGAAAACTAATCGCTCGGCAACCCGCTGCGCGTTTGTCGTTGGATGAAGTAGCGTTTCAGGATGGTTCGGAACGGCGTTGCCTTCAAGAGAGCATTGCGGATGTAAAGCGTTTCATCGCGGAACATGAGAGCTGGATAATCGAGGGTTGTTACGCGGATATTATCGAACCGATTCTGGCGGATTGCGAAGAGCTTATCTTCCTGAATCCTGGTGTTGACGTGTGTGTTGCAAATTGCCGCGCACGGCCATGGGAGCCAGAAAAGTTCAGTTCGCAAGAGGAACAGGATGAAAACCTAAGCAATCTGATCGAGTGGGTGACGGCGTATGAAAGCCGTTCCGACGAGTATGGGCTTCGTTGGCATCGGGAGCTTTACGACTCTTTCACCAAGGAAAAGCGCGAGCTCAATCATTTGCACGACTATGAATCAGTGTGA
- a CDS encoding AAA family ATPase has translation MLIQFTVDNFRSIKDSVTFSMISGSNNTKNVFPARNYSLLSSAVLYGANASGKSNIIKAFGFMRAMVLNTKRVLQSTDTLFHEPFRLSVETESASSSFEAVFLVSSSDKVIKYRYGFEADNATIFSEWLFADEKGKEARLFYRDVEGKEFYVNPEKFKEGHGLKDKVLPNSLFLWKCDQDGGAVSKTILTWFKNTNTIDGAKSSEYATYTLDQMSRGDHKSEIVKMVCVADLGVSDILLEENEVSQAELEKLNIPEKMLSQLRAAKSPLIEIGIKTVHNKYDESDQCIGIETFDLDSDESEGTKKYFSLSAPFLDTLKNGKILFVDELDSSLHPMLTISLISMFNNPKINTKNAQLIFTTHDTNLLNQQLFHKSQIWFTEKDSYGVTHLHSLAEYKKVRPTDNIEKHYVQGKYGAIPYLGTFTFAEKS, from the coding sequence ATGCTAATTCAATTTACTGTCGACAATTTCCGTTCCATAAAAGATTCTGTCACCTTCAGTATGATTTCTGGCTCTAACAACACGAAAAATGTTTTCCCCGCCCGTAACTATTCTTTACTCTCGAGCGCTGTGCTCTATGGGGCAAATGCGAGTGGTAAATCCAACATAATAAAGGCATTCGGATTTATGAGAGCAATGGTTCTCAATACGAAAAGAGTCCTCCAGTCCACGGATACATTATTTCATGAGCCTTTTCGGCTTTCAGTAGAAACGGAATCAGCTTCAAGTTCTTTTGAGGCAGTGTTTTTAGTGTCGTCCTCCGACAAAGTGATCAAATACCGATATGGATTCGAAGCGGACAATGCGACCATATTTTCCGAATGGCTTTTTGCTGATGAAAAGGGCAAAGAGGCTCGATTGTTTTATCGGGATGTCGAAGGCAAAGAATTTTACGTGAACCCGGAAAAATTCAAAGAGGGTCATGGGCTGAAAGATAAAGTATTACCAAATAGTCTCTTTCTTTGGAAGTGCGACCAGGATGGTGGTGCTGTATCAAAAACCATTCTGACTTGGTTTAAAAATACCAATACGATAGATGGGGCAAAGTCTTCAGAATATGCAACGTACACATTGGATCAAATGAGTAGGGGTGACCATAAATCAGAAATAGTCAAAATGGTTTGCGTCGCTGATCTTGGGGTCAGCGATATTTTATTGGAGGAAAATGAAGTTTCTCAGGCTGAGTTGGAAAAGCTGAACATTCCAGAAAAAATGTTATCTCAATTGCGAGCAGCAAAATCCCCTTTGATCGAGATTGGCATTAAAACGGTGCATAACAAATACGATGAAAGCGACCAGTGCATCGGCATCGAAACATTTGACCTAGATAGCGACGAGTCAGAAGGTACGAAAAAATATTTCAGCCTTTCCGCTCCGTTCTTGGATACCTTAAAAAACGGAAAAATTCTTTTTGTTGACGAACTCGACAGCAGTCTCCACCCAATGCTCACTATCTCTTTGATTTCGATGTTTAACAACCCGAAAATCAATACAAAAAATGCCCAATTGATTTTTACAACGCACGATACAAATCTGCTCAACCAACAACTTTTTCACAAGTCACAGATTTGGTTCACTGAAAAAGATAGCTATGGGGTTACACACCTTCATTCACTGGCGGAATATAAAAAGGTTCGCCCCACAGACAATATAGAAAAACATTACGTTCAAGGGAAATATGGGGCTATCCCCTATCTTGGCACCTTTACTTTTGCGGAGAAGTCGTAA
- a CDS encoding RloB family protein — protein MARRKSNREKHSSRNTPAKYTKRRENKLEQRHLVILACEDKKSARLYFERYFEILRNARRLSGLSCVVANHQHTDPTGVLQDLLAYEGVYGNTYKDYEHRWIVIDRDEERCGGGGHTRQNFDQALEKASKNRPEIKVAWSNPCFEIWYLLHFHYHNTAIDRDQVIVKLAQAMRAPYEKNDPDMFSQLSNVEKPQGRESAIRNARRLHDDAKQAGFQPADTNPGTSVYELVEVLLQLQFSTQDTASLQSAISE, from the coding sequence ATGGCGCGGAGAAAATCGAATCGAGAAAAACATTCCTCGCGCAACACTCCTGCAAAGTACACGAAACGGCGTGAAAACAAATTGGAACAGCGCCATCTTGTCATTCTCGCTTGTGAGGACAAAAAAAGTGCACGCCTTTACTTTGAGCGCTATTTTGAAATTCTGAGAAATGCCAGAAGGCTTTCTGGTTTGTCGTGCGTTGTTGCCAATCATCAGCACACTGACCCGACAGGAGTGCTTCAAGATCTGCTTGCCTACGAAGGTGTCTATGGCAACACATACAAAGATTACGAACACCGCTGGATTGTCATCGATCGTGACGAGGAGCGTTGTGGTGGAGGCGGACATACTCGTCAGAACTTTGATCAGGCTTTAGAAAAAGCGTCAAAAAACCGCCCGGAGATTAAAGTTGCTTGGTCTAACCCATGTTTTGAAATTTGGTATTTGTTGCATTTTCATTATCACAACACGGCTATTGACCGGGATCAGGTAATCGTAAAATTGGCACAGGCCATGCGTGCGCCATACGAAAAAAATGACCCGGATATGTTTTCTCAATTGTCAAACGTAGAGAAGCCACAAGGACGGGAATCTGCTATCCGAAACGCAAGACGGCTTCATGATGACGCAAAGCAAGCTGGGTTTCAGCCAGCAGATACTAATCCCGGAACGTCGGTATATGAATTGGTGGAAGTTCTTCTGCAATTACAGTTTTCCACTCAAGATACCGCATCACTTCAATCTGCCATATCAGAGTGA